The Moorella glycerini genomic interval AGCTGCAGCAATCCCATTTTCAGCCGCCTTACCGATCAGCACGCGCTTACTCATAGCCAAACCACCGCACCACAGACCAGTCGGCTGGCTGCCAGCCAGAGAAAGGGCATGGGCCATTTGCTCAACGGAAAGACCCAGGAGCTTACCAGTTATGGCCGCAGCCCCAAAAGTACCTATACTACTGGTCGAGATCCAGCCGCGAGCATATCCTTCTTTTCCTACGTGGGTAGCCGTGGCGATACGCAGGCAAATCTCATTAGCTACCACCAGGGCAGTTAAAACCTCCGCTCCGCTAGCGCCTGTTTTTTCAGCCACGGCCAAAGCCGCCGGTACCAAGACTGTATTAGGTTTAAACTTGGTACGGTGGTGAGCATCTTCCATCTCCGTTAAGTTGGCAAAAGAACCATTAGCAAAAGCAGCCTGGAGACAGTTAACCTTAGAAGGCGTGCCCCATACTACAGATTCGCCACTAGTGGGAAATCTCTCCAAATACTGTCGTACTAGTACTCCAAAGGAGGAAACCGCGCCATACAGGCCATTACCAAGGCCGTCAAGGAGGTGGTCTTTTTCTTTAGCAATTACCTCTTTAGGTATGTCCTGGAAATCTAGATTGACCACAAAATCCGCTAGTTGCAGGCACCTGTTACTATCACTTCCCATAGCAACCCCTCCTCACAGGACCCTCTCGGTAAACTCCTTAACTTTGCGATAGCTTAAAAGACATTTCTCCCCCTTTTCTGGTTGCCAGGGATCCACGCCACGCACATGGTAGGGCCGTAAATCTTCAATGTACTTCATAGCAGCCATAATTTCCGCCACTTCCGGGTCTACCTGGCGATCAAGTTTCGGCTTGTCTGAGTGCAGGAGATCAAAATTATCTTCTGTGATCCCCAATTTGTGGAGCACCGCGTTCAACAGGTGGGTACCGGCCAGCATGCAATTTTCAATAACAGTTTCGTAATCTTCCTTGAGATCAAGTTTCTGCATCATTGTGTCCTCAATACGTTTGGCTTTAGCAATATGATCTTCTACGCGCATAAAAATCCTCTCCTTCTAGCTTGTGTTGCTACGTTTCACGCTATTAAGTTGTGTTAACTTACTAGAACTTTAGAACTTCTTTCCTCACCCCCTTAAACAAAAAATCTCAGCCACAGGCAAATGGCCCCTCTCGGGGTTTGCACAGCAGCTGAGACTACCTACTTTACCTGCGAGGCCTTTTAAGCCCCGCTCCATAGGTAACAGCTCTTTATAAAATTATCATTAAATACTTGGAAGTTTTATTAACTTTCCCTTCCGGACTTAAGCAGTTGACCCGTCCGAAAGTCGCGGTAGCGTTCATAGGCTATCTGTAAAGCTTGGATTACTGCTCCCTGGGAAAAAGCATGAAAACGACTTTTAACCTCAGCTAACAATGAATCTAGCCCACCCTTAAGGTTGTACCCCTTAACAATGTTCCGCAAGAATTCCACCGATACCGAGGAATATAAGGAAAAATCAGCATTAATTATTTGCTCGCTATCCCAATCAATCTCCAATACTACTGTTACAACTTTAACAGTTTCGTAGGCGGTAGTTAATTTTGGTACCTGGGCCTTACCTGAAAACAATACACTCTTGCCCTTTAAACTAGTCAGAACCCACCGCCTCCTCAAAAGTTCTGTCCTCGGGATTTCTCGCGATATCAGATTGATCCAGTTGATTTTTGTCGCGGAGGCCCTTAAAAAGGGTCTAGACATCTCAGGTGCCGGGCCAGCCCCTAGCTGCTTAACTTTCACTTTTTAAGCAAAGGTTTTCCATAAAACCCCTGAAACGTGCGTGCTTTTGGGGATTAGCTTTGCTATTCTCCTTTTTAGGCCTTGCTCTACCATTATTTAGTAAATTTGGCAGCTCTTATCTATAACTGGTGTCTCGATTACTTTTTTATTATTTTATCTTAATATTTTTGGGCACCACTTCCTACATTTCGGATTGTAGTCAGTTTTTACCCGGGGGGGTGTTTACGAAAGACTACCCTATCCTACCCTATATTTTTTTCTACATATCTTGTGAAAATCCTTCTTTCATTTTATAATTTTTTACCTACATTGTTAGGGTAATCAGGTCCCAGGTCCTGGTAATGGACTTTGTCCTTCATCTGGGCCAGTGAGGGGCTCCTCTGTAAAAAGCTCATTGTGATGCCTTGCCCCGGCTATTGTGATCCTCATCACTATAGTTATAGGTTTTATTTTCGCAGTAACTACTAACCACACACTCCCGGCACCCGGGGCGCCTGGCCCTGCAGACCGCCCGGCCGTGGTAGATCAGCAGGTGGTGGGCTTCACCGCGGCTGCCCGGCGGCAGGACGGCCATCAGCTGCTTTTCCGTCTCCCGGACATTACCGGCACAGGCCAGGCCCAGGCGGTTGGCCACCCGGAAGACATGGGTGTCGACAGCGATGACATCCCGGCCATAGGCGTTGCTCAGGACCACATTGGCCACTTTGCGGCCTACGCCGGGAAGATCCAGGAGTTCCTCCAGGTTGTCCGGTACCCGGCCACCATATTTTTCCACCAAGTTCCGGCAGGCAGCCACCAGGTGGGCGGCTTTCATCCGGTACAGGCCCAGGCTTTTAATACAGGCGGCAACCTCTTCCGGGTCTGCCGCCGCTAAGGCTGCCGGCGTGGGATAACGCCGGAAAAGCTCGACTGTTACCTTGTTAACCTGATCGTCGGTGGTCTGGGCCGAGAGGATGGCCGCCACCAGGAGTTCAAAGGCATTGCTGTACTTGAGGCGCGACCGCGCCCCCGGGTAAGCAACCCGCAAGGATTGCAGGATGGCTTCTATCCTGTCCCTCTGCATAACTTCCATCTCCCGGACAAAAAATAAAAACACTCCGTCTTTGCTTATATCGAAGCCCGCACGGCGGCAAACAAAGACGGCGTCTTTAAGACATAGCGACAGGAGGTATCTCTATGCTCAGCGCCGAGGTCAGCCTTTATCCCCAGAAGACGACCCGGGCCAGCGAGATTATCAACGACTCTATCCAATCCCTGGCCCGGCAGGGCGTTAGCTACAATGTAGGCCCCATCAGCACCGAAATCCACGGTACGGAAGAACAGGTCTGGACCGGTATCCGCTCCCTTTTCGACCGGGCCAGTTCAGCCGGCGAAGTCAGCATGGTCGTTACCCTTTCCAATGCGGCCCGTAAAGGTTGAAAGGTTTCCGGAATCAAAAAGCCGGTGTATATCATATACAGCCGGCTTTTTTATATTCTTAGCAGGAGCATTTCTACTTACTGACAGGTCCGGCCGCCAGAATACCCGCCGGGACGTCCCTGAATTTGGCAAAGTTCTCCCTGAAGAGGCCAGCCAGCCTGCGGGCCATGGCATCATATCTTTCCGGTTCCGCCCAGGTATTACGGGGATTGAGAATTTCCGCCGGGACCCCGGGGCAGGCTTCAGGTACCAGAAAGCCGAAAACAGGGTCGGAGGTAAATTCCACCTCATCCAGTTCACCGTTTAAAGCCGCCCGGACCATGGCCCGGGTATAGGGCAGGCTCATGCGCCGGCCGGTGCCGTAAGGTCCCCCGGTCCAGCCGGTATTGACCAGGTAAACGCTGGCGTTGTGCCTGGCTATCCTTTCCCCAAGGAGGTTGGCGTAAACCATGGGCGACCGGGGCAGGAAGGGGGCCCCGAAACAGGTGGAGAAGGTGGCCTGGGGCTCGGTAATCCCCCGCTCGGTGCCGGCCAGCTTGCTGGTATAACCGGACAGGAAATGGTACATGGCCTGTTCCCGGGTGAGTTTG includes:
- the nth gene encoding endonuclease III, coding for MQRDRIEAILQSLRVAYPGARSRLKYSNAFELLVAAILSAQTTDDQVNKVTVELFRRYPTPAALAAADPEEVAACIKSLGLYRMKAAHLVAACRNLVEKYGGRVPDNLEELLDLPGVGRKVANVVLSNAYGRDVIAVDTHVFRVANRLGLACAGNVRETEKQLMAVLPPGSRGEAHHLLIYHGRAVCRARRPGCRECVVSSYCENKTYNYSDEDHNSRGKASQ
- a CDS encoding DUF3870 domain-containing protein; amino-acid sequence: MKVKQLGAGPAPEMSRPFLRASATKINWINLISREIPRTELLRRRWVLTSLKGKSVLFSGKAQVPKLTTAYETVKVVTVVLEIDWDSEQIINADFSLYSSVSVEFLRNIVKGYNLKGGLDSLLAEVKSRFHAFSQGAVIQALQIAYERYRDFRTGQLLKSGRES
- a CDS encoding YkoF family thiamine/hydroxymethylpyrimidine-binding protein, which gives rise to MLSAEVSLYPQKTTRASEIINDSIQSLARQGVSYNVGPISTEIHGTEEQVWTGIRSLFDRASSAGEVSMVVTLSNAARKG